Proteins from a genomic interval of Niabella soli DSM 19437:
- a CDS encoding beta-L-arabinofuranosidase domain-containing protein: MLLQKIFSTLLITGTLLAAAQAQETKRPVQKVNFLVPSAYAIQLPETDQLTGYLGMRYTYNLRNRLLKIDEKGILEGFQSRPGKQRWIGEHVGKYLEAAANTWIITKNAALKTQMDRIFNELIKTQLPDGYLGTYLPDSYWTSWDVWVHKYDLVGLLAYYRVTGDRRALTAAVKVGDLLLKNIGDLPGQKDIIKTGSHVGMAATSVIDPMTDLYQWTGDRRYLDFCKYIIKAYDHPAGPSIVTTLLKEKQVDKVANGKAYEMLSNLVGIIKLYRLTGDEKYLQACRNAFDDIAAKRLFVTGTTSDHERFMPDNILQADTAAHMGEGCVTTTWIQFNVQLFAITGDLKYYNEIEKSVYNHLLGAENPETGCVSYYTPLIGIKPYRCNITCCLSSVPRGIALIPYLNYGKLNNRPTVLLYEAADIKDRVVTAGGRETPVALQINTTFPKEGKATIKVALPSAARFALQLRVPAWANGFKAVIAGKTYTAQANELVVIDRNWARENIIAISFEIPVTVLQGGASYPNYIAIKRGPQVLSADQSLNPSFDITKTAFRTPVAVQLTSTPAKLPAQWIGKQAYSVTFKTGTNKEQPVLLVPYAEASQTGGDASVWIPAGN; this comes from the coding sequence ATGCTTCTTCAAAAGATCTTTTCAACATTGCTCATTACGGGCACCCTGCTTGCGGCAGCCCAGGCGCAGGAAACAAAGCGACCGGTTCAAAAAGTCAACTTTTTAGTACCCTCCGCGTACGCTATCCAATTGCCCGAAACAGATCAATTGACGGGCTACCTGGGTATGCGTTATACGTATAATCTCCGGAACCGGTTATTAAAAATTGATGAAAAAGGGATCCTGGAAGGCTTTCAGTCCCGACCGGGAAAACAACGCTGGATAGGCGAACATGTTGGAAAGTACCTTGAAGCGGCGGCCAATACCTGGATCATCACAAAGAATGCTGCGCTAAAAACCCAAATGGACCGCATCTTCAATGAACTGATCAAAACACAGTTACCGGACGGCTACCTGGGCACGTATTTGCCCGACAGTTACTGGACCTCCTGGGATGTATGGGTACATAAATATGACCTGGTGGGATTGCTGGCTTATTACCGGGTAACCGGCGACCGGCGGGCTTTAACGGCTGCTGTTAAAGTGGGCGACCTGCTGCTGAAAAATATTGGCGACCTGCCCGGGCAGAAAGATATTATAAAAACCGGCTCCCATGTAGGAATGGCCGCAACTTCTGTTATTGATCCGATGACAGATCTGTATCAATGGACAGGCGACCGCCGTTATCTTGACTTTTGTAAGTATATCATTAAGGCTTATGATCATCCCGCTGGTCCGTCTATTGTAACCACGCTGCTAAAAGAAAAACAGGTAGATAAAGTGGCCAACGGCAAAGCCTATGAAATGCTGTCGAACCTGGTGGGAATTATTAAATTGTATCGTCTTACCGGGGATGAAAAATACCTGCAGGCCTGCCGTAATGCTTTTGATGACATCGCCGCTAAACGCCTGTTTGTTACTGGCACGACCAGCGACCATGAACGTTTTATGCCCGACAATATATTGCAGGCAGATACAGCGGCCCATATGGGCGAAGGTTGTGTAACCACTACGTGGATCCAGTTTAATGTGCAGTTATTTGCCATAACCGGCGATCTGAAGTATTACAATGAAATTGAAAAATCCGTTTACAATCATTTGCTGGGTGCGGAAAACCCGGAAACAGGCTGCGTTAGTTATTATACGCCCTTAATCGGAATAAAACCGTACCGGTGCAATATTACCTGTTGTTTATCCAGCGTGCCCAGAGGCATTGCGCTGATCCCCTACCTCAACTACGGAAAGCTGAATAATCGCCCTACAGTGTTGCTATACGAAGCCGCCGATATTAAGGACCGCGTAGTAACCGCCGGCGGTAGGGAAACCCCGGTAGCGCTGCAGATCAATACAACCTTCCCCAAAGAGGGAAAAGCCACGATAAAAGTAGCGCTTCCTTCAGCAGCCCGGTTTGCCTTGCAATTACGTGTTCCCGCCTGGGCAAATGGATTTAAAGCTGTAATAGCGGGTAAAACCTATACAGCGCAGGCAAATGAACTGGTGGTGATCGACCGGAACTGGGCGCGTGAAAACATCATAGCCATTTCATTTGAAATACCCGTTACTGTTTTGCAGGGGGGAGCCAGCTATCCCAATTATATCGCAATAAAAAGAGGGCCACAGGTGCTGTCGGCAGATCAATCGCTCAACCCGTCTTTTGATATTACAAAAACAGCCTTCAGGACCCCGGTTGCGGTTCAGTTAACCAGTACGCCTGCTAAATTGCCTGCGCAATGGATCGGGAAGCAGGCCTATTCAGTTACTTTTAAAACCGGGACTAATAAAGAACAGCCGGTTTTGCTGGTGCCTTATGCAGAAGCCAGCCAAACGGGCGGTGATGCAAGTGTGTGGATCCCTGCCGGAAATTAA
- a CDS encoding GRP family sugar transporter, whose translation MFIVANYSLAVFFCVITMLCWGSWANTQKLAAKTWRYEFFYWDYVIGVLFFALIAAFTLGSHGEQGRSFLNDLAQADTKNIGSAFLGGVIFNAANILLSAAIALCGMSVAFPVGIGIALVLGVVVNYFGAEKGDPLLILLGIVLITIAIICNALAYKKAQVGAQKASAKGIALSIVAGLIMAFFYRFVAASMDLSNFESPAAGKMTPYTAVVIFATGIFISNFLFNTIAMKKPVQGTPLSISGYFKGNFKTHLVGVLGGMIWCVGQSFSLIASGKAGAAISYGLGQGATLVSALWGIFIWKEFKQAPPAANRLNLGMFVLFVAGLIALICAGS comes from the coding sequence ATGTTTATAGTAGCTAATTATTCGCTGGCGGTATTCTTTTGCGTAATCACCATGCTGTGCTGGGGCTCCTGGGCCAATACACAAAAACTGGCAGCCAAAACCTGGAGGTATGAATTTTTTTATTGGGATTATGTGATCGGGGTATTGTTTTTCGCCCTGATAGCCGCTTTTACATTGGGTAGCCATGGTGAGCAGGGGCGCAGCTTTCTGAACGATCTGGCACAGGCCGACACTAAAAATATAGGAAGCGCTTTCCTGGGTGGCGTGATCTTTAATGCCGCCAATATTTTGCTATCGGCAGCCATTGCATTATGCGGTATGTCGGTGGCCTTTCCCGTAGGCATTGGAATTGCTCTTGTATTAGGCGTTGTGGTCAATTATTTTGGCGCCGAAAAAGGCGATCCCCTGCTGATCCTTTTGGGGATTGTGTTGATCACCATTGCTATTATATGCAATGCCCTTGCGTATAAGAAAGCACAGGTAGGTGCACAGAAGGCTTCTGCAAAAGGGATCGCCCTTTCCATCGTTGCGGGACTGATCATGGCCTTCTTTTACCGTTTTGTTGCGGCCTCGATGGATCTTTCCAATTTTGAAAGCCCGGCGGCCGGAAAAATGACGCCCTATACCGCCGTCGTTATTTTTGCAACAGGTATTTTTATCAGTAATTTTTTATTTAACACAATCGCCATGAAAAAACCGGTTCAGGGAACACCGCTATCTATTTCGGGCTATTTTAAAGGGAATTTTAAAACCCACCTGGTGGGTGTATTAGGCGGAATGATCTGGTGTGTAGGGCAATCGTTCAGTCTTATCGCATCCGGTAAAGCCGGCGCGGCCATCTCTTATGGGCTGGGCCAGGGAGCAACCCTGGTGTCTGCGCTCTGGGGAATATTCATCTGGAAAGAATTTAAGCAGGCACCTCCGGCAGCCAACCGTTTAAACCTGGGCATGTTTGTGCTGTTCGTAGCCGGGCTTATTGCGCTGATCTGCGCAGGCTCCTAA
- a CDS encoding protein-disulfide reductase DsbD domain-containing protein, whose protein sequence is MKHIILGILAIGAFGATKAQTDPASWKFSAKKVADKVYEVQLVATLQSGWHLYAQQQPKGAIAYPTKIDFTGNPLVVRTGGVKEVGKLEKAHDATTNSTAYQYGKTVTFVQKVTLKANAKTSLAGTVEYQTCDDKKCLPPKKVPFTIPLG, encoded by the coding sequence ATGAAGCATATTATTTTGGGAATTTTAGCTATTGGTGCATTTGGAGCAACAAAAGCTCAAACGGACCCTGCGAGTTGGAAGTTTTCTGCAAAAAAAGTAGCCGATAAAGTATATGAAGTGCAATTAGTGGCCACCCTGCAAAGCGGTTGGCACCTGTACGCGCAGCAGCAGCCCAAAGGCGCTATTGCGTATCCTACAAAAATTGATTTTACCGGAAACCCGCTGGTGGTGCGTACCGGTGGGGTAAAGGAAGTGGGGAAATTAGAAAAGGCGCATGATGCTACCACCAATTCCACAGCCTATCAATATGGCAAAACCGTCACTTTTGTGCAAAAGGTAACATTAAAAGCAAACGCAAAGACCTCTTTGGCAGGAACAGTTGAATACCAGACCTGCGATGATAAAAAATGTTTACCCCCTAAGAAAGTGCCTTTTACTATTCCTTTGGGCTAA
- the purQ gene encoding phosphoribosylformylglycinamidine synthase subunit PurQ — MKFGVVVFPGSNCDRDMLDALQYDLNQEVVALWHKSEDLSAFSTEDCIILPGGFSYGDYLRCGAIARFSPIMQQVIAFANRGGKVYGVCNGFQILCESGLLPGALLRNERQQYICKNIFLKADGFYKDAIAGDADVFQEVYKIPVAHGEGRYYADAATLDQLKANGQIIFRYCDENGKETSASNPNGAIDNIAGITNEGRNVFGMMPHPERACSAVLGNEDGKKILTSLLMAKQLVP; from the coding sequence ATGAAATTTGGAGTAGTTGTTTTCCCTGGTTCTAATTGCGACAGAGATATGCTGGATGCGCTGCAATATGATCTGAATCAGGAAGTTGTGGCTCTATGGCATAAAAGTGAAGACCTGAGCGCCTTTTCTACTGAAGATTGCATTATACTGCCGGGCGGGTTTTCCTATGGAGATTACCTGCGTTGCGGAGCCATTGCCCGTTTCAGCCCCATTATGCAACAGGTAATTGCCTTTGCTAACAGGGGAGGCAAAGTATACGGCGTTTGCAACGGTTTCCAGATCCTATGCGAATCCGGATTATTGCCCGGCGCATTGTTGCGCAATGAGCGTCAGCAATATATATGTAAGAATATATTTCTTAAGGCGGATGGTTTTTATAAAGATGCGATTGCCGGCGATGCTGATGTATTTCAGGAAGTGTATAAAATTCCGGTGGCGCATGGTGAAGGCCGCTATTATGCGGATGCAGCTACGCTGGATCAGTTAAAAGCCAATGGCCAGATCATCTTCCGCTATTGCGATGAAAATGGCAAGGAAACCTCCGCAAGTAATCCCAATGGAGCGATTGACAATATTGCAGGGATCACCAATGAAGGAAGAAATGTATTTGGAATGATGCCGCACCCCGAACGTGCCTGCAGCGCTGTTTTGGGAAACGAGGACGGTAAAAAAATCCTGACATCATTGTTAATGGCCAAACAACTTGTTCCCTGA
- a CDS encoding DUF6427 family protein yields the protein MIFILGILLKLPWILGHPAVVLRSQDGFLYDRFVKFINPVAAVFPSIYGTLALLLIFWQAYLVTIFVNNQRLVNKPNYLPGMTLMLVSSFIPEFNYLSGPLFCSLFFLAAFIFIFRAQSNSNAKGAIFNCGLACALASMFFQPAVLFLFWSLAALAFLRPFRLNEWLLLLIGFTTPYYFYLTYLFLSDQWGMVATMIEPFSIGFHPGEQTPWFAGALFLIILPLLAGIYYINRLASKMLMQVRKGWILCLLYLATAVIIALINPGNDFTNWVLILVPCAAVHAFGYLNSELKIYPIIAFWLTVVYIVAIEMTHTFL from the coding sequence ATGATTTTCATATTGGGTATTTTGCTCAAATTGCCCTGGATATTGGGCCACCCGGCCGTCGTCCTCCGGTCACAGGATGGGTTTTTGTACGATCGGTTTGTAAAGTTCATTAACCCCGTTGCTGCGGTCTTCCCCTCAATATATGGTACGCTGGCCCTGCTGCTTATTTTCTGGCAGGCCTACCTGGTTACTATTTTTGTCAATAATCAGCGCCTGGTAAACAAACCCAATTACCTGCCGGGGATGACGCTGATGCTGGTATCGTCGTTTATTCCTGAGTTCAACTATTTATCCGGCCCCCTGTTCTGCTCCCTTTTCTTTCTGGCCGCATTCATTTTTATTTTTCGGGCACAAAGCAATTCCAATGCAAAAGGAGCCATCTTTAATTGCGGGCTGGCCTGTGCCTTGGCAAGCATGTTTTTTCAGCCGGCTGTCCTTTTTCTTTTTTGGAGCCTGGCCGCATTAGCCTTTTTAAGGCCTTTTCGTTTGAACGAATGGTTGCTGCTGTTAATCGGGTTTACCACGCCCTACTATTTTTATCTTACCTATTTGTTTTTGTCTGATCAATGGGGCATGGTCGCTACTATGATAGAGCCCTTTAGTATCGGGTTTCATCCCGGGGAGCAGACTCCCTGGTTTGCCGGGGCTTTATTTTTGATCATCCTGCCGCTTTTAGCGGGTATTTATTATATCAACCGCCTTGCCTCAAAAATGCTGATGCAGGTCAGAAAAGGATGGATCCTTTGCCTGCTGTATTTGGCCACAGCCGTTATCATCGCATTGATAAACCCCGGTAATGATTTTACAAACTGGGTGTTGATACTGGTGCCCTGCGCCGCCGTGCACGCTTTTGGATATTTGAACAGCGAGTTGAAAATTTACCCCATTATTGCCTTCTGGCTTACAGTAGTTTATATTGTCGCTATCGAAATGACCCATACATTCCTGTAA
- a CDS encoding KUP/HAK/KT family potassium transporter, with translation MKLSTNKATAAGLLIALGIIYGDIGTSPLYVLNELINGKTITTELIVGALSLIIWTLTLQTTVKYVWLTLKADNRGEGGIFSLYTLVRRRRKWLVLPAMIGGASLLADGMITPPISITSAVEGLRNIPALSFLGERENVHIIMYIVIGILIVLFFVQQFGTLSIGKAFGPVMFIWFSMLAVLGIMHLSDDWSILRAFSPHYGIELLTKYPKGFWLLGAVFLCTTGAEALYSDLGHCGRGNIRVSWIFVKSCLILNYLGQGAFLLSHYEGIQFPTATSNPFFALMPDHFLAIGVVVATIAAIIASQALISGSFTLIGEAIRLNLWPRLKINYPSNERGQLYIPGINLILLIGCLGIVMYFKESSKMGAAYGLAITLCMIATSILFANFLVSKRTMPVLVYLYLLVFLSIEISFLIANLEKFPHGGFVTLFVGGLLFMVMYVWYRARKIKNRYVEFVRMEHYIPKMQELSADRSIAKYATHLIYLTSADNPKEIEHKIIYSILNKKPKRADIYWFLHVDTLDDPYTAEYKVDHIIPNDIIRIDFRLGFRVQPKINIMFKKVVEDLVVNNEVNIISRYESLASSNTVGDFQFVVLEKYLSADNDLPFAEKMIMRLHFMIKQMSLSEEKGFGLDLSNVTVEKFPLIVAPVTSVKLKRIEDNIS, from the coding sequence GTGAAACTTTCAACCAATAAAGCAACAGCCGCAGGGTTGTTGATCGCTTTAGGGATTATTTACGGGGATATAGGCACTTCTCCTTTATACGTCTTAAATGAGCTTATAAACGGGAAGACCATTACAACTGAGCTGATCGTTGGAGCGCTATCCCTGATCATATGGACGCTAACCCTGCAAACCACCGTTAAATATGTGTGGCTGACGCTAAAAGCCGACAACAGGGGTGAAGGCGGCATTTTCAGCCTGTATACACTGGTACGCCGACGACGAAAGTGGCTCGTGTTACCCGCAATGATCGGGGGAGCTTCCCTGCTTGCTGACGGTATGATCACCCCGCCCATTTCCATCACTTCTGCTGTTGAAGGCTTGCGCAATATTCCCGCACTCAGTTTTTTGGGAGAAAGAGAAAATGTTCATATTATTATGTACATAGTTATCGGCATCCTTATCGTGCTGTTCTTTGTACAACAGTTCGGGACCCTTTCTATAGGAAAAGCTTTCGGGCCGGTAATGTTTATCTGGTTCAGCATGCTGGCGGTTTTAGGCATCATGCACCTGAGCGACGACTGGAGCATTTTGCGTGCTTTCAGTCCCCATTATGGTATTGAGCTGCTGACCAAATATCCCAAAGGATTTTGGCTGCTGGGCGCCGTTTTTCTTTGTACTACGGGGGCGGAAGCCTTGTATAGCGACCTGGGCCATTGTGGCCGGGGCAACATACGCGTAAGCTGGATCTTTGTAAAATCCTGTTTGATACTCAACTATTTGGGGCAGGGCGCTTTTTTACTGTCCCATTATGAAGGCATTCAGTTCCCAACGGCTACCAGCAACCCGTTTTTTGCTTTAATGCCGGATCATTTCCTGGCGATCGGCGTTGTTGTGGCAACTATTGCGGCCATCATTGCCAGCCAGGCGTTAATTTCAGGGTCTTTTACGCTTATTGGCGAAGCCATTCGTTTAAACCTTTGGCCGCGGTTAAAAATCAACTACCCTTCCAATGAACGGGGGCAGTTATACATTCCCGGTATCAACCTCATCCTTTTAATCGGGTGTTTGGGCATTGTAATGTATTTTAAAGAGTCCAGCAAAATGGGCGCCGCCTATGGTTTAGCGATTACGCTTTGTATGATCGCCACCAGTATTCTGTTTGCTAATTTTTTGGTCAGCAAAAGAACAATGCCGGTATTGGTATACCTGTATCTCCTTGTATTTCTGTCAATTGAGATCAGTTTCTTAATCGCCAACCTTGAAAAATTTCCGCATGGCGGGTTCGTTACCTTATTTGTAGGGGGCTTATTATTTATGGTCATGTATGTTTGGTACCGGGCGCGGAAGATCAAGAACCGTTATGTGGAGTTTGTGCGGATGGAACATTATATTCCGAAGATGCAGGAGCTGAGCGCCGACCGGTCGATCGCGAAATACGCCACACACCTTATTTATCTTACCAGCGCGGATAATCCCAAAGAGATCGAACATAAGATCATTTATTCCATTCTGAATAAAAAACCCAAGCGGGCGGATATTTACTGGTTCCTGCATGTGGATACACTTGATGATCCGTATACTGCAGAATACAAAGTAGACCATATCATCCCCAATGATATTATACGCATCGATTTCCGGCTGGGATTCCGGGTGCAGCCCAAGATCAACATCATGTTTAAAAAAGTGGTGGAAGACCTGGTGGTGAACAACGAGGTAAATATCATCAGCCGGTACGAAAGCTTAGCCAGCAGCAATACCGTGGGTGATTTTCAGTTTGTAGTGCTGGAGAAATACCTGAGTGCCGATAACGACCTTCCTTTTGCTGAAAAAATGATCATGCGGCTGCATTTTATGATCAAGCAAATGAGCCTTTCCGAAGAAAAAGGTTTTGGGCTGGATCTTTCCAATGTTACGGTAGAAAAATTCCCGTTGATTGTAGCGCCGGTGACCAGTGTTAAGTTAAAGCGGATTGAGGATAATATTAGTTGA
- a CDS encoding hydrogen peroxide-inducible genes activator — protein MTIQQIEYINAVDVHRNFIKAAEACFITQPTLSMQIQKLEEELGVKIFDRSKLPVVPTPVGEGILEHARRLLYARNELNRYVEDQKGKLSGQLRIGIIPTLAPYLLPIFVPAFIKKYPEIKLIIHELITENIVRNLKEEKIDAGILVTPIEEPGIKEHTLFYEELMVFTSKRNKAYEKQYILPKDIDTSKLWLLEEGHCFRSQILSICELQKQSREHSGLEYEAGSIETLKRMVEISDGVTIVPELVTMQMPKSQLQLIRHFKRPVPVREISLVVHRDFLKEKLIKALQTEILEAVPDKLKKPPSQNIIPIQ, from the coding sequence ATGACTATACAGCAGATCGAATATATCAACGCGGTAGATGTGCACCGCAATTTCATTAAAGCGGCGGAAGCCTGTTTTATAACCCAGCCCACTTTAAGCATGCAGATCCAAAAGCTGGAAGAAGAACTGGGCGTAAAAATTTTTGACAGAAGCAAACTGCCGGTGGTGCCCACGCCGGTGGGCGAAGGCATTCTGGAGCATGCGCGCAGACTGTTGTATGCCCGCAATGAGTTGAACCGGTATGTTGAAGATCAGAAAGGCAAACTCTCCGGCCAGTTGCGGATCGGGATTATTCCCACACTGGCGCCCTACCTGCTTCCGATCTTTGTTCCCGCGTTTATAAAAAAATATCCTGAAATCAAACTGATCATTCATGAACTGATCACAGAAAATATTGTACGAAACCTGAAAGAAGAAAAAATTGACGCCGGCATTTTAGTAACGCCTATTGAGGAACCGGGAATAAAAGAACATACTTTGTTTTACGAGGAGCTGATGGTATTTACCTCCAAACGGAATAAGGCCTACGAAAAACAATACATCCTGCCAAAAGATATTGATACCAGTAAGCTGTGGTTGCTGGAAGAGGGGCATTGTTTTCGCTCCCAGATCTTATCCATCTGCGAATTGCAAAAGCAAAGCCGGGAACATTCGGGCCTGGAATATGAAGCGGGCAGTATTGAAACACTGAAGCGGATGGTGGAAATAAGCGATGGGGTAACGATCGTTCCGGAGCTGGTTACTATGCAGATGCCCAAAAGTCAATTGCAATTGATCCGGCATTTTAAACGACCGGTGCCGGTGCGGGAAATAAGCCTTGTGGTGCACCGGGATTTTCTTAAAGAAAAACTGATAAAAGCCCTGCAAACAGAAATACTGGAGGCGGTGCCCGATAAACTGAAAAAGCCGCCCTCACAAAATATTATCCCGATCCAGTAA